The Candidatus Cloacimonadota bacterium genome includes a window with the following:
- a CDS encoding M20/M25/M40 family metallo-hydrolase produces the protein MHACGHDMHMTILLGLIEKVVREKLEENILFLFQPAEEGKGGAQKIIQTGIFENYQVS, from the coding sequence ATGCATGCCTGCGGACATGATATGCACATGACAATTCTGCTGGGATTAATTGAAAAAGTAGTCAGGGAAAAGCTCGAAGAAAATATCTTATTTCTGTTCCAGCCTGCTGAAGAAGGAAAAGGCGGAGCCCAAAAGATCATCCAAACAGGAATTTTTGAAAATTATCAGGTTTCG